The following are encoded together in the Oncorhynchus masou masou isolate Uvic2021 chromosome 5, UVic_Omas_1.1, whole genome shotgun sequence genome:
- the LOC135539658 gene encoding interferon-induced protein 44-like: MGGAESTPAPKKEFDQQWRKTCWSKGERDHMVDNLRSFKLSDPGVGQLRCLLYGPISAGKSSFINSVNNVFQNRTTSGALVAAASGFSFTKTYDTHYIQGRSGEERLPFAFNDVMGLETQKNGMHPDDIINALKGHLPEGYEFNPFHPLSDQKKEFIQNPSLSDKTHCLVSIVSADKISRMSDDVIAKMKNIRAEASRLKIPQVVVMTMPDKACELVNEDVKKIFYSKVIKDKMQMCSNELGLPMNCILPVKNYHEEGKMDNNMDILILNAMTQIMNFANDYLWDLQQHANQKKNKY; this comes from the exons ATGGGTGGAGCTGAATCAACGCCAGCACCAAAGAAGG AATTTGACCAACAATGGAGGAAAACATGTTGGAG taaaggagagagagaccacatggtGGATAATCTGAGGAGCTTTAAACTGAGTGATCCTGGCGTGGGTCAGCTCAGATGCCTGCTATATGGACCAATCAGTGCAGGAAAGTCCAGCTTCATCAACTCAGTCAACAATGTCTTCCAAAATCGGACAACAAGTGGTGCCCTGGTAGCTGCTGCCTCTGGCTTTAGCTTCACTAAGACA TATGACACACACTACATTCAAGGCCGTTCAGGAGAAGAACGTCTTCCCTTTGCATTCAATGATGTCATGGGTCTGGAAACACAAAAAAACGGGATGCACCCTGATGACATCATCAATGCTCTGAAGGGCCATCTACCAGAGGGCTATGAG TTCAATCCTTTCCACCCATTATCGGACCAAAAAAAGGAATTCATTCAGAATCCCAGCTTAAGTGACAAAACTCACTGCTTGGTGAGTATTGTGTCAGCGGACAAAATCTCTCGCATGTCAGATGATGTCATAGCCAAGATGAAGAACATCAGGGCAGAAGCCAGCAGACTGA AAATTCCTCAAGTTGTTGTCATGACCATGCCAGACAAGGCTTGTGAGCTGGTGAACGAGGATGTGAAGAAAATCTTCTACAGCAAGGTGATCAAAGATAAG ATGCAGATGTGCAGTAATGAGCTAGGCCTTCCCATGAACTGCATCCTGCCGGTGAAGAACTACCACGAGGAGGGGAAGATGGATAACAACATGGATATCCTGATACTGAACGCCATGACTCAGATTATGAACTTCGCCAACGACTACCTCTGGGACCTCCAACAACATGCAAATcaaaaaaaaaacaagtattAA